One Microcebus murinus isolate Inina chromosome 24, M.murinus_Inina_mat1.0, whole genome shotgun sequence genomic window, AGTTCAAGGCCAGGTCCAGCCAGTGTGCAGGTGGACAGAGCACTTAGGAAAAGTAGGGAGGTTAGGGGTTTGCTCAGACCAGAATCAGAGTTGCCCAGGCTGATAAGACGGAGccagcagaggaggtggcagaaGCAGCACTGGCCAAGTAGGAGTGAAGGCTGCGCAGCCCGGGGCCTCGGGCGCCAGGTGAAAGCACATTGCAAGTAAAGCACTTGTCATGCTGTCAGCACAGTGTCATGCTGTTACTGGTAGTGGCCTTGAACTCAGTTTTTGTAGACTCTCAGATTGAGAGGGACCAGAGAGCCGCATCCCTGCCCTGCTTTCGATCTGTATCATTTGCGTTATTCTTTTGGGGGTGCTCTCCTGTGTTCCTGTATGTGCCTCGATTGTGGCATAACCATGTTGTATTGAAGTGAtctgtttctgtgtctgtttccCCCACTAATATTCTTAGCTCCTCTGGGACAGGATCATAACAATGACATGTGGCAGGAAAATAGCATTTCCAGGAGGGAGGGGTATCTAGGGAGAGGTGCGGGGAGATCCTTCGTGAGACATGGGGACGATGCCAATGCTTCCTGGGGAACATGTGTAACTCTACCCTTTGAAAACCAGGGAGCACAGTGTCTCCCCGGTGCGTAGCACTGACCTGACACTTAGCAGACACGTGGCATGTCCATTCCCACAAGGACCTGTGGCAGTGGGCTCCGTGGTCATTGTAGCCCCACTGAGGTGGTGTCTCTGCTCTCTCTGCAGCGGGAGCCCAGCATTGACCTGCTGCAGGCCTTCGTGGAGCACTGGAAAGGCATCACACATTACTACATCGAAAGCACAGGTGGGGCCAggtcctccccagcccagggaccctggaggggctggagaggaaggTGTAGTTTCCTGGGAAGGTGACACTCACTGTCCAGGAGTTCAGAGTTGGGTTGAGCTCATGGAGACAGGGAATCAGATAGGTGGGAGGAAGACCTAGAGGCCTGGCCACCTCTGTTCCTAATCGCTGAGTTGCTGGCCCCACCCTGACCTTTTGAGGGAGGGGCTGGGTAAGGAGGAGTGGGCACGGGAGATTGGGGGACTCACTGGCCTGACTGAGCAAGACAGAGGTGGCTCTACTTGCCCCagcttccagcctccaggcctTAAGTCCCCAAATGTTTGTGCCTAGAGTGTACTgatgaaaagaaaactttaacaaATTCCCCTATCCCTTGAACCAATTTAGGGGCATTTCCCTCGTAGAGATCTGGGATAGGAAGAGAACAATACCCAGAGTGTGCACCATGCCTGGGTCCTTCTCCCCAAGCTGACACCCCAGAGAGCCAAAGCCTTGGGTCATCTGGGCCCATGAGGATGCTCGCTGAGggggcagaatctgattggctgcTTTGTAGGCAGTGTGCCAGCATTGGTGGATACAGGCTGGTTGCCAGGTAACTGTATCCTGCATCCCTGGCTTCCCACTTCCGGGAGTCCAGGGGTTTGCTCCCAGCCTACCCTTTCCTAAAGGCTTTATTTCCAGCTTGAGCCAGtccaagaaattaaaaagtgacCTTGGACACTCTGAGGGACCCTCTGAGAGTTCTGTTCCAGCAGGTTTCTCAGTCTTGGCATGGCTGACGTTGGGACTGGATCTTTGTCATGGGAGACTATCCTATGTGGTGTGATCTGTTTAGCAGCAgttctggcctctacccactaggtgCCAGTAGCGCCTCCCTCAATTGTGACAACCATAAATATTTCCAGACATTGCCTAATGTTCCCTGGGGGGCAAaatcgcccccccccccagttaaGAATCACCCGTTTACACTAAAGATTTCTCAAAGAGAGTTTCAGTCTATCAGGAGAGTGGGACGAGATCCCAGAACTGATTCAGATTCACGTGGGGCTTCACCTGGATCTAATCCTTTAATTTCCAGACCAGAGGTGTCGGAAATGGGGGAGATAAGTCACCTTGCTCAAGCACCTATGCCTTAGAGAAAAGCTAGGGGGTGCTCCAAGGCCAGTCCCAAAGTACCAACACTTGGATTAAGAAACACACTGTACCTGGGGACTGACTACAACAGCCCCACAAGGTCACTTCCCTATCAGGGCCTGGGCACAGGGGAGCAGGTTTGGGTCAGAACTGGGGGTggttctttttctgcttttcaatgattctttttctgctttgtgAAAAACCAGAGTGGTGCCTGTTTTTCTGGGTGTAAGAGGGACCTACACAGGCTCCAAGTGTTCCCTCCCAGGCAGCTGCTGGATAGGGCTCCTGAGTGACACGACAGACCCCGGGGCCCACAACCAAGTGTCCCTGTCCCGGGTATGGGACAGAGGCTGCCACCCTCTGATGGGGGTGCACTCATTCTCAGAGGGCTGCGTCCCAGGCCTCATCCCAAAGGACattgatgtttttaaatacagAGGCACCCGCCATAGCCTTCTGTTTCCTGGCTGTCCTCagcccctccacctgcctccccGACAGGCCTTCTCACTGCTGGGCTTTGGCAGGAGGGTGCAGTGGTCAAGCCGGGATGCCCCGGCTCAGCCTGCTCACACTCGTCTCCGGACTCCCGCCTAGATGAAAACACACCGGCCAAGAAAACAGATATTCCCTGGCGGCTGAAGCAGATGCTGGACATCCTGGTGTACGAGGAGAGGCAGCAGGCGGCCGTGGGTGAGGCAGGGCCCTGCCTGGAGTACCTGCTGCAGCACAAGATCCTGGAGACGCTGTGCACGCTGGgcaaggctgaggtgggcaggcCGAGGGTGGCCCTGGAACCTCCTGGCAGGGACACTGGATCCCAGGCTTGTCTACCTGTGCACCTCCCAGTGCTCACACCAAGGGAGGGGCCAGAAGGGGGACAGAGGATGTGGCTGTCTCCCTTAGAGCAGCAGCCCATCACCTCCCAGGGGAATTCACTCCACAAAGATGCACTGAGCTCCTGCCACGTGCCAGGCTGTGTTGTAGACGCAGGGGATGCGGCACCAAGAAtcctggcgggggaggggcaggatcaTTGGGTAGTATGTTCAGTGGTGACCCGGAAATGGAGGAAAATGAGGCAGGAAGGGGTTTGGGAGCACTAGGGAGGCTGGTTTCTAGCACCGTGGCAAGGGGTGGAGGCCTTGTGGAGGAGGTGCCCCCCCAACCCTGAAAGGGGAACCTGAGCCAGGTGGCTCTCTGGGGGAGAAGCATTCTGGGCAGTGGCCAAGCATGGCCTGGTCTTCTGACGAGGCCTCTGTTCCCGACCCCAGTATCCGCCTGGCATGCGGCAGCAGGTGTTCCAGTTCTTCAGCAAGGTGCTGGCCCAGGTGCAGCACCCGCTGCTGCACTACCTCAGCGTCCACCGGCCCGTGCAGGTGAGGCCCGGGAGCCACCAGTGTCTGGGCACGAGGCCCCCTTTTCCCTGCCGCCCATTCCCTTCTGTTTGTATCCTGCTCCCCTTCCAGAAACTTCTCCGCCTCGGCGGGACGGTTCCTGGGTCCTTAACAGAAAAGGAGGAGGTGCAGTTCACCACCGTCCTCTGCTCCAAGATCCAGCAGGATCCGGAGCTGCTCGCCTACATCCTGGAAGTATGCACACCCCCTCAGGATGGGGGAGGGCAGGACCCCAGGTGCCAGCCAGGGAGGCGCTTAGACTGCCCCCCAGCCGGCCCACCCACCCTGCATTCCCGATGGGGGCCCCAGGGAATGGCGTCCACTGTGACCCGGCCTCATCCCACCTTCCCCGCAGGGTAAAAAGACCATAGGCAGGAAGAAGGCACCCAGAGACTCCACCGCCCTGCCGAGGGACACAGCCGGCCACAGGGACAAAGACCACTCCCACAGCAGTGCTCCTTCCAGGGGTACCCAGCGGGACGGGGAGCTATCTGGGGCCCAGGCCTCAAACAGCCACCTGCCTGCTGAGACCGAGGAGCCGGACTGTGGGACTGGGGAGAGCAACCTGATCACCTCCCTGCTtggcctgtgcaagagcaaggtGCCGGCTGCAGAGAGTGGAGGCTGGGCgccgggaggggtggggtggtcaCTGGGAGGCTGCTGGGGGCTCAGATTCATGTTCCTGAAGTCACACCCTACTCCCTAGAAGAGTCGGGTGGTGCTGAAGGCCCAGGAGAACCTGCTGCTCCTGGTAAGTGTGGCCTCCCAGGCGGCTGCCACCTACCTGGTGCAGAGCAGCCCCTGTTGTCCTGTGATCGCCGAGCACCTGTGCCAGCTGTACCagtccctgcctgccttcctcgaCCCTGCAGACATTGCCGCCTTGGAGGGCATCAGCTGGAGGTGGGTCCTTAGCCAGGGGAGGTGGGCAGCACCCTCGGTGGCAGGAAGCCCTGCCTGTCTCCTGGTGGCCAGCTCCTCTGGTGTTCCAGGTGGGCTGGGGACCCCGCTGGCCACCCTCTTCCTGAGGTTGCAGCTGATCCCCAAGGGCCTCTCGCCCTCCAGGCAAGCATCGCTCTTGCTGCCTCTGACCACAAAGCCCCCAAGAGAACTGACCCCTAGCCACGGAATTTCTGTGGGGGAGGGCGGAAGGGCCCCACTTCCAGGACATCCTTGAGGAAGACCTCaaagcccctccctccctctccctgcaggcTGCCCAGCGCCCCGTCTGATGAGGGTTCCTTCCCTGGCAAGGAGGCCCTGGCTGCCTTCCTGGGCTGGTTTGATTACTGTGACCACCTTATCACAGAGGCACACGCGGTGAGCGGGGCGGGTGTGGACGGGGCTCCCCTACGCTGCTCCCTCACTGTCTTGTCTCGGGGATGCTGGGAAACATGGGGTCTGGGAGCCGAGCAGCACCCTGGGGTAGCCAGGCCCCTCTACTGGCTCAGGCTTGCACAAGGACACGGTTGTTTCTCAGTGGAAGATCGTGGTGGGTATAAAACACCTTGATGACATGCTTCCTGGCACCCAGGTGGTGGCGGATGCCCTGGCCAAGGCTGTGGCCGAGAAGCTGTTTGTGGAGAGCCTGCAGCCACAGCTCCTGCACGTGTAAGCGTGTGCCCCGTTCCCTTGGGTGCAGCCATGGTCTGGATCAAACTGCCTGCCAAGCCCCTTCCTGTCCCTAAGGCCAGGGACCTCCTTGTCCAGAGTCACCTCTGTGGACTCCACCAGTAACGTTTGCcgggcctgcccctgcccctgccgtgCACAAGGCTCTGAGCTTAGCCTCGGGCTAAGCAGAGGCCTCCCACCCTTCAGGACCCCTGTAGGGACAGGGAAGTGACAGGAGGCACGCTAGCCAAAGATGTAAGGAACCAGGAAAGGGCTCCGCCCCGCCATCACCCGCTGCCCGCTCCTGCgctgctgccccagcctggctctgAGCGCCGGGCCTCCCTGTCCCCGCAGGTCTGAGCAGAGCATCCTGACCTCCACCGCCCTCCTCACCGCCATGCTGCGCCAGCTCCGCTCCCCCGCGCTGCTGAGAGAGGCCGTGGCTTTCCTCCTGGGCACGGACCCGCAGCCCGAAGGCCCCGAGGACAACCCCCGCGCCCTGTGTGCCCACCTCATCCGGCACTGCGACCACCTCTCCGACGAGGTGCGGCGGGAGGGGCGCCTCTCTGCTCACCCCCCACCTTCACAAAGGCATTTCCAGAACGCTCCCTCCCATTCTCATTAgctttcccaggtgattctgccTCTGAGGCATTCAACCCCACAAAACGGCGACACAGAGGTCGGTAGCCAGGCTGTCTTTGTCACACGTTAATGTTCTGTGGTCGCATCCTTTGTGTGACGCTGTGTATTTTGCAAACTGCGTTTATATTCACTTGGCTTGTGTGAGGCTTACAACCACTCTGTGAGGGGAGTGAGGCTGAGGCTCCCATTTTTCAGACGTGGAAACTGAGCCACAGGAAGCCAGTTGGCTTGCTGAGGCCGCACATCAAATCAGTCGCACAGCGGGGACCACCCCGACTTCCTGGTTCCTAGGCCAACACCCACCCACTCTCCCAAGCCTGCCAGCGTTGCCCCGGCCGGCCGAGGGAGGCCTTGTCTTACGCGGGCCACCAGGTCCAGGGTCGCTCGGGGCCGGGTGGGGCAGGGCCGTCCTGCTGACCCACGTCTGGCCGCAGATCAGCATCGCCACGCTGCGGCTGTTCGAGGAGCTGCTCCAGAAGCCCCACGAGTGGATCCTCCACAGCCTGATCCTGCGCCACCTCGAGGGCCGCCTGTATGTGGCCCGGGGCTCGCCGGAGCCTGAGAACTATGAGGACACCCTGTAAGTGAGACCCGGCCCCACGGGACCCAGTCCAGCCCTGAGCACAGCTACACTCCGTgtctctgttcattcattcattggcgCTGTGCTGCTCTGCCCCGGCCACAGAGATCTGGAGGAAGACCCCTACTTCACAGACGGCTTCCTCGGTCCCGGCTTGCAGCCCTCCGCGAAGCCTCGCCCAGCGCCCGCCCCCAACGCAGACGGCAAAACGGCAGTGACGGAGATCGTGAACAGGTGGGGAGCGGGTTAGGCAGTTGCAGCCCCTTGCGTTTGTTCTGTCTTTGGCCACAGCCTTGATGGGGTCTGGCCAGGGTGGAAGACGGGGTCCAGCGAGCAGGGGAAGCCCAGGGGGCACGCTTCCACACCTGGCCTCCTGTCTCTCAGCTTCCTCTGCCTGGTCCCCGAGGAAGCCAAGACCTCAGCTTTCCTGGAGGAGACAGGCTATGACACGTACGTCCACGATGCCTACGGCCTGGTGAGTGTCGGCCGCTGCCAGCTCCCATTTCTTGGGCTGATAAACTCCGTGTTTGATTGCCTGTCCAAGGACCACCCCCCAAGCCCATCCCTCCTGCCCAGGGTCCCCCCATCTGCCGCCTCCTCCTGACCGCTCGGccctctttcccctctcccttcctgtcTCAGTTCCAGGAGTGCAGCTCCCGCGTCGCCTCCTGGTGCTGGCCTCTGGGTCCCACACCCTTGGACCCCCACGAGCCCGAACTGCCTTTCTTCGAGGGCCACTTTCTCCGAGTGCTGTTTGACCGCATGTCCCGGATTTTGGATCAGGTAGCCCACAGGCCGGGGCCCACAGGAGGACTCCAGGCTGGTGCCTTCGGAGTCCTTAGGGAGAGCAGGGGCTGACCACGGGGTCGACCCCTCCTGGGTTCTCCAGCCCCACGATGGCTCCCACCCCCCTTCCCCGGGCGGGAAGCCCCATCTCGCCTCTGCTCCACACGCCCTAACACGTTCTGGCCCTCAGCCCCATGGAATCCATGACACACACACATCACGTGAGCCTCCCACCCCCGCACACGTTCACACCGGCCAGGCGCCTTGCTGGGGGAGTGCGAAAAAGCTCCCACCCTGCCAACCCTCGGCTTTGTCCACCGTGTTCCCTACAGCCATACAGCCTGAACCTGCAGGTGACCTCAGTCCTGTCCCGGCTcgccctcttcccccacccccacatccacGAGTACCTCCTGGATCCGTATGTCAGCCTGGCCCCCGGCTGCAGGAGCCTGTTCTCCGTGCTCGTCAGGGTGAGGGCGACTGTGCCccatgggggctgggggggcgAGAAAGAaggggcacagggcagggtggTTGGGGGCTGGAGGAGTGGGCACCCTTGCCAGTGCCAGAGCAAGCACAGATCCGCACCCTCCCCACCCGCCACAGCGTGGCAAGGCCAGGGTACCCTGATGCAGCGTCTCTGGCCCCTTCTTAGTCCTATGTGGTTCCCGTTCTAGGTGATTGGGGACTTGATGCAGAGAATTCAGAGGGTCCCCCAGTTCCCAGGCAAACTGCTCCTGGTGCGCAAGCAGCTGATGGGCCAGGTCCCTGGGGAGCAGTAAGTACCGAGGGGAACGGGTGCCAGGAGAAAGAAGCCTTGGGGTGGGCAGGCAGAAGACGCCTTTGGCCGGGGAGGGGTCCAGCCTTGCGGACACTGGGCTGTCACTCTGGGTGCACTCCCATCACCTCCCAGCGTGGCCCCTGTGCTGTCCCCCCGCAGGCTGGACCACCAGACCCTCCTTCAGGGCGTGGTGGTGCTGGAGGAATTCTGCAAGGAGCTGGCCGCCATCGCTTTCGTCAAGTTTCCCCCACGTGGTCCTCACCTGAACCTGTCCCCACCCCCGGAAGGGCAAGTCTGAGCCAGGAGCAGGATGGTGGTAGACTGCTGTCCACACCTCTGCCCCAGAGCTGCCTCCCGCCTGGCACTGCCGCCGCACCCTCCCCACTGGGGCTCTGGCTCTCAGGCTCGCTCACGGAGACCTGGAACTGTTGAGCGCACCGGCCTGGGTTTGGTGTTGTTTCAGAGAGTAGGCCTCCAAGGTACCCGGTGCCCAGGAGCCAAAGAGATGGCTCCCCAGGCAGCATGGTGTCCTCGAGGCCTTCTCAGAGGAGCTGGGTGGTGGCCAGGTGAGCGCCCACACCCTCACGTGCTGTGTGCCTGAGCCCCTCTGTACTGGCCATTTGTGGCCAGGGCCAAAACCTGTGACTCGATTCCCAGGCAgaaggggcggggagggagcTGATGGCTCCAAGGCTGGTCGGAACCCGGGCCAGAGAGATGGGGCCAGGAGCCCTGTCTGTCACATTAGGAACCCTGGAAGCTGCTGAGACTTGACGTTTTTTCCCTGCCTTCTTGACTTGGCCCGTGGAGATGGCGCAGTGAAGGGGACAGTCGGGGAAGCCCCTCTTCCTGCTCTGCCTCCTGGAGACTGTTGCAAATTCCCAGCCTCCTCATGGCAAGTGCCCAAAGCATGCTCCGCGCCCAGGCGGGGGCAGCTGTTAATGAGAACCTTGCTGCAGCTGCAGCCAGGGCGGGAGAGGGCCTGGGGAGCCGGGGGCCAGGCTACGGCTCCAGCTGGTTTCTCTCTGGCGCCTTCTGAACCCGTCTCGGCAGGTCCGCAACACCTGGGCAGAGAGGTCAGAGACCAGGGAGGCCGGGCCTTGCCCTCTGCCGCCTGCCCAGCGCCCGGTGTTCTCAAGGCATGCCCTTCCAGGGGAGCAAGGGAGCTTGGGGTCCAGATGAGGGCCGGCTGCCCCCGACTCCAGGCCCTGAGGCCCGGCCTGGCGGGGAGGGGCCGAGGCGCAGGCAGCCAGATCTGCTGTTGTTCTCCCTGCGTGCCCTCCATGGCAGGGGCTGCTACCCCACCCGGCCCAAATCTGTCTCGACCTGCAGGCACACACGGGCAGCGCCAGCCATTACCTCACAGCGGGACTGCAGTTGCTGGCTCCGCTCCTGGGCAAGGAGGAGCAGGCCAGAGCTCCTTTCGCTTCCTTTTCCTGCCCATGCGGCTTTTGGAAGCCGGGCGCAGGTTGCCAAGAGGTGACATGAAAGAGGAGGGAACTCAGTGACCTCTGCCTCTCCCGCATTCCTCCCAGCGGGGGAGGACTTCGCTGCTGCACGGCACACCgtgcgcatgtgtgtgcacgcacgtgGGTGTCGGTCTGGACAGGGGAGCGGATCTCAGTGGGTGGATTGCGTCTGGACTCTTAGAATCATAAAGCACTCGAGGGGCTGCAATTCACAGACCGTCCCCTCTCCTCAGCGCACTTTGGTGTTTGCACAGTGTCTTCCCAGACAGCACAGCAATAAATGGCGTGATTATGTGGACACGGTGGCTCTGTTCTCCATGCTTTGTGTCCTGCTGCCCAGGGCTCCACTGCTAATTTGGGCCcatcttcccctccaccccccaagGAAGACAAATTAAGTTCTTTTTCCAGCACTGGGGGGTGGTGGTAAACAGACAGGCTCTGGCAGTGCAAATCTGACGTTCCTCAGTGCCTGCCAGGAACCAGACTCTTGGCCGGGCAACGCTGTTTCTGCTCGGCTCACCTACAACTGCGCGCCTGCTAGCCTTGGACACGCCAGGAGGGGACGGCCCATGTGGCTGCATCTGTGTGCACGTCCCTTTTGACTTGTTTATGTTGCGTGTTGTACGGCTTGACTTGTAAACAGTGGGCCTAATGTTGAACAGACTTTGTCCTTGGATATGTGTGGAGGGGTGGTGGCATACTCCCAGGGAGTCACCCAGAGGACTCCAAGGCAGGGCAAGCTGTGAACTTGGAGGAGAACGGGCCAGCCAGTGGCTCTTAGCTCAAGCATGTCGGGGTCACTGGGTTGCTTTGTAAAACACCAATGCCCAACCCCACCATTTAAATCTATGTCACTCAGGGTGGGCCCAGAGCTAATgctaaagctccccaggtgatcctAATGTGCATCCAGGGTTGGAAGCTTCTAGTGGGAGCAAATATCATTGCCCATCTGAGGGATTACCCACAGGCAGAAGTGAACCAAATAAAAGGGTTTGGTTCCATCATTTGCAAGATGTTTGTCCTTGGAGGGGAGGAGGATTCCTTGCCTCCAGGGGCCAGCAAGACAAGGTGGCAGccaggagaggcagggggagggggctgggaagaGGCCCTGCAGGGCTGGAGTGTAGACCCGTAGCAGGGAAGCCACCCAAGCGTTTCCCTGCACAGAATCAGAAATCTGTGCTGTAGTCGCCGTGATGAGCACACagtctattttcttcatttcctttggttttCCCTTAAATTGTAGTGaagttcttttattattaatacaaaaacatCCTGCTATGACTCAGCTGGGCTgaagggaaatgaagaaaaggtTTGGTTGGGCTTAGGCTGAGGCTGTGAAAAGGCAGAGGTGCAGGGGTGGTCAgagccagggaggcccagggagacAGGAGTGGGCCGGTGTCCCCACCTCCTGTCCCACCTGAAGCTCCCCGGGGGTCCCCACTGCCCCATGTTGGAGCATTCAGAGCTATGTGGTCCCTCACAGTCATGCCCCGCCCCACAGGCGAGGTAgagacagccccagccccagcaggctGGCCCTGCCACTCTGTCTGGGACAGGCCTGGCTGGCTGTTGGTGGCTGAagggcctgccccccccccagcttccTCCCCACAGAGACATTTAGGCAGGAAAGGCAAGGTGAGCAACACCTATTTACTCAGCAAGGTGCCCTCCAGGTTCTAAGTGCCTGGCAAGACCAGGACATACGCCTTTACCAAGGTGGGCACAGAAAGAGATAAGCAGATGACATCTGGGGTTCAGAGAactccccatcctcatccccttAGTGAGAAGACTCAGTGTGTCCCCACGGCAATCAGGCCTGTGCTTTGGACTCGCTCAGTTAAAGGCACAGTCCCTTGTGGTGCAACGTAGGGGTCTGCTCTGCAGAACCCCCATTCCCAAGGCAACAAGGTCCAAGATcaccagcctcctgcctccctcaaaGGGAAGCATGGCTGCCCAGCTCCCGGCTCCTGCTGCCACCTTCCTATCTGTTCACTGGGACAACGGAGGATTCCTGAAGCCGCTGTAGGAGCTGGCTTTGGAGGTCTTCCTCCACCACCTTCCACCAAGAGAAGTTCTCACCCCGGACCTTTGGGGGCTCATCCTGGATACCTGGGTTCCGAAAAGCCACGGTCACCAGCACATTCAGACAAATGCCATCTGTACGGTCTCTGCCCAGGTGCTGCAGTCCCAGCAATCCCTTGGTCTCCACTGCCAAGTGGTGCAGGGTCAGACACTCCTGCAACAGGCGCAGGACAGCCATCTTGATGCCGCCCCTCTGCTCCATGGGGGTGAGACCACAGGCGGTGACAGGCAAGTGAGGCAT contains:
- the FHIP2B gene encoding FHF complex subunit HOOK-interacting protein 2B isoform X1, whose protein sequence is MLSRLGALLQEAVGAREPSIDLLQAFVEHWKGITHYYIESTDENTPAKKTDIPWRLKQMLDILVYEERQQAAVGEAGPCLEYLLQHKILETLCTLGKAEYPPGMRQQVFQFFSKVLAQVQHPLLHYLSVHRPVQKLLRLGGTVPGSLTEKEEVQFTTVLCSKIQQDPELLAYILEGKKTIGRKKAPRDSTALPRDTAGHRDKDHSHSSAPSRGTQRDGELSGAQASNSHLPAETEEPDCGTGESNLITSLLGLCKSKKSRVVLKAQENLLLLVSVASQAAATYLVQSSPCCPVIAEHLCQLYQSLPAFLDPADIAALEGISWRLPSAPSDEGSFPGKEALAAFLGWFDYCDHLITEAHAVVADALAKAVAEKLFVESLQPQLLHVSEQSILTSTALLTAMLRQLRSPALLREAVAFLLGTDPQPEGPEDNPRALCAHLIRHCDHLSDEISIATLRLFEELLQKPHEWILHSLILRHLEGRLYVARGSPEPENYEDTLDLEEDPYFTDGFLGPGLQPSAKPRPAPAPNADGKTAVTEIVNSFLCLVPEEAKTSAFLEETGYDTYVHDAYGLFQECSSRVASWCWPLGPTPLDPHEPELPFFEGHFLRVLFDRMSRILDQPYSLNLQVTSVLSRLALFPHPHIHEYLLDPYVSLAPGCRSLFSVLVRVIGDLMQRIQRVPQFPGKLLLVRKQLMGQVPGEQLDHQTLLQGVVVLEEFCKELAAIAFVKFPPRGPHLNLSPPPEGQV
- the FHIP2B gene encoding FHF complex subunit HOOK-interacting protein 2B isoform X2, with the translated sequence MLSRLGALLQEAVGAREPSIDLLQAFVEHWKGITHYYIESTDENTPAKKTDIPWRLKQMLDILVYEERQQAAVGEAGPCLEYLLQHKILETLCTLGKAEYPPGMRQQVFQFFSKVLAQVQHPLLHYLSVHRPVQKLLRLGGTVPGSLTEKEEVQFTTVLCSKIQQDPELLAYILEGKKTIGRKKAPRDSTALPRDTAGHRDKDHSHSSAPSRGTQRDGELSGAQASNSHLPAETEEPDCGTGESNLITSLLGLCKSKSRVVLKAQENLLLLVSVASQAAATYLVQSSPCCPVIAEHLCQLYQSLPAFLDPADIAALEGISWRLPSAPSDEGSFPGKEALAAFLGWFDYCDHLITEAHAVVADALAKAVAEKLFVESLQPQLLHVSEQSILTSTALLTAMLRQLRSPALLREAVAFLLGTDPQPEGPEDNPRALCAHLIRHCDHLSDEISIATLRLFEELLQKPHEWILHSLILRHLEGRLYVARGSPEPENYEDTLDLEEDPYFTDGFLGPGLQPSAKPRPAPAPNADGKTAVTEIVNSFLCLVPEEAKTSAFLEETGYDTYVHDAYGLFQECSSRVASWCWPLGPTPLDPHEPELPFFEGHFLRVLFDRMSRILDQPYSLNLQVTSVLSRLALFPHPHIHEYLLDPYVSLAPGCRSLFSVLVRVIGDLMQRIQRVPQFPGKLLLVRKQLMGQVPGEQLDHQTLLQGVVVLEEFCKELAAIAFVKFPPRGPHLNLSPPPEGQV